Proteins encoded in a region of the Clostridiales bacterium genome:
- a CDS encoding F0F1 ATP synthase subunit A: MPITKLSQVMPDLKPREIKIGGFTLTETMISFSIVVFGLILTAIIIRVFFVPRWQKSKKVGDFQLLLEGLVNSFENNARELTGPSASFVAPLYFTLACFICLGTLVEMLGLRPPISDFNVVLVLGIITFVIVQFYGIRKKKLKRLLRYANPLNIVTDAVVPFSLALRMFGSVFSGYLIMHLIYSLPFPIAYPLIGNLIFTVFHALMQSYVFMMLSMCFISEVME; encoded by the coding sequence ATGCCTATAACAAAGCTAAGCCAAGTGATGCCCGATCTTAAGCCAAGAGAAATTAAAATAGGCGGTTTTACCCTGACCGAAACAATGATAAGCTTTTCTATCGTTGTCTTTGGGCTGATTTTGACCGCCATAATTATTAGGGTGTTTTTTGTGCCGCGCTGGCAAAAAAGCAAAAAAGTCGGCGACTTTCAATTGCTGCTAGAAGGTTTGGTAAACTCTTTTGAAAACAACGCCCGCGAACTTACAGGTCCTAGCGCGTCATTTGTCGCGCCTTTGTATTTCACATTGGCTTGTTTTATTTGTTTGGGCACGCTGGTAGAAATGTTGGGACTTCGTCCGCCTATATCCGACTTTAATGTTGTTCTTGTTTTGGGCATTATAACTTTTGTTATTGTCCAGTTTTACGGCATAAGAAAAAAGAAATTAAAAAGATTGCTAAGATATGCAAACCCTTTAAACATCGTGACGGACGCTGTGGTGCCTTTTTCTTTGGCGCTAAGAATGTTTGGAAGCGTATTTAGCGGATATCTTATCATGCATTTGATTTATTCTTTGCCCTTTCCTATAGCTTATCCGCTAATAGGAAATTTGATTTTTACCGTGTTTCACGCATTGATGCAAAGCTATGTGTTTATGATGCTTTCAATGTGCTTTATATCGGAAGTTATGGAATAA
- a CDS encoding DUF2156 domain-containing protein: MKTINFSPITINDKTIFDEFFKNNDSISSANDFSTIFCWNVSGNARYAIVDDDVLIVYNIYQGKKVYYFPVSKTKKDISPYIDMIYEFEDCAKHFIAQAETKDLNQISGVKGYELVYDRDFSDYIYLSKDLRDLKGKKYHAKRNHINKFKKSYKYIFREYKESDYQKCMDLYDLWLENNGLSPTLEKTAIELALKNYKPLNLKCGVIEIDGEIKAFSINSILPNKKAGNVLFEKADINYDGIFAAINNFCVKEFFKDVKYVNRQEDMGIEGLRKAKLSYNPIFILNKYKLICQADKKSKN, translated from the coding sequence ATGAAAACAATTAATTTTTCGCCAATTACCATAAACGATAAAACTATTTTTGACGAATTTTTTAAAAATAACGACAGCATTTCATCGGCTAATGACTTTAGCACCATTTTTTGCTGGAATGTCTCGGGCAACGCCAGATACGCCATTGTTGATGACGATGTTTTGATTGTTTATAATATTTATCAAGGCAAAAAAGTATATTATTTTCCCGTAAGCAAGACCAAAAAAGACATAAGCCCTTATATTGACATGATTTATGAATTTGAAGATTGTGCCAAGCATTTTATAGCCCAAGCCGAAACAAAAGATTTAAACCAGATAAGCGGCGTTAAAGGCTATGAATTGGTATATGACAGGGATTTTTCGGATTATATATATCTTTCTAAAGACTTAAGAGATTTGAAAGGAAAAAAATACCACGCTAAGAGAAACCATATTAATAAATTTAAAAAATCATATAAATACATTTTTAGAGAATACAAAGAATCGGATTATCAAAAATGTATGGATTTGTATGATTTATGGCTGGAAAATAACGGCCTAAGCCCGACATTAGAAAAAACCGCCATAGAATTGGCGTTAAAAAACTACAAACCCCTTAACTTAAAATGCGGCGTGATTGAGATTGACGGCGAAATAAAAGCTTTTTCCATAAACAGTATTTTGCCAAACAAAAAAGCGGGCAATGTTTTATTTGAAAAAGCCGATATTAATTATGACGGGATTTTCGCCGCAATTAATAATTTTTGCGTCAAAGAATTTTTTAAGGATGTAAAATATGTAAACAGACAAGAGGATATGGGAATAGAAGGGCTACGGAAAGCAAAATTGTCCTATAATCCCATATTTATATTAAATAAATACAAGTTAATATGCCAAGCAGATAAAAAATCCAAAAATTAA
- a CDS encoding F0F1 ATP synthase subunit alpha, whose translation MSVIKVITSYGIDIKTKNRIEEVFKKKHSGKDISFSYEIDPSILGGILVIDNGVYYDGTLKSRFIQLQDKDALKKTKIISAGSVIYNGDGIIKISGLNSVKYNELLRLENGVEAIALNLEKDEVGAVVLGDETKIAIGMTVYSTGQIVSVPVGSCVLGRVINPLGHALDGLPELETDFYRPIEAPAPSITQRDKVTTPLQTGILAIDSMIPIGKGQRELIIGDRQTGKTSIAIDTIINQKGKDIYCVYVSIGQKASTISNLVRILKEREALEYTCVVCSTAYDSAPLQYIAPYCGCAIAEEFMYNGKDVLIVYDDLSKHAIAYRTMSLLLKRPPGREAYPGDIFYLHSRLLERAAKLNAEMGGGSMTALPIVETLAGDISAYIPTNVISITDGQIYLEDELFNAGIRPAINVGLSVSRVGANAQIPAMKKVSGKLRLELSQYRELAIFAQFGSELDASTRHILSQGEKTTETLKQPQYNPYSVEEQVILLYAVNKEFLKDIPVKQVREFNKGLLNYIKTFHPNIIDDISQTSDLTRENMERIEKAIIEYKEYIFISDNYEKLD comes from the coding sequence ATGTCGGTTATTAAAGTCATAACAAGCTATGGCATAGATATTAAAACAAAAAACCGCATAGAAGAAGTTTTTAAAAAAAAGCATAGCGGCAAGGATATTTCTTTTTCATACGAAATAGACCCAAGCATTTTGGGCGGCATTTTGGTTATTGACAACGGGGTCTATTATGACGGCACTTTAAAAAGCCGCTTTATTCAACTACAAGACAAAGACGCCCTCAAAAAGACCAAAATAATATCAGCAGGTTCTGTCATTTATAACGGCGACGGCATTATAAAAATTTCGGGGCTTAACAGCGTCAAATACAACGAGCTTTTAAGGCTGGAAAACGGCGTAGAAGCGATCGCGCTTAATTTGGAAAAAGACGAAGTCGGCGCCGTTGTCTTAGGCGACGAAACCAAAATCGCCATAGGAATGACCGTATATTCCACTGGTCAAATCGTGTCCGTTCCTGTAGGTTCATGCGTTTTGGGCAGGGTAATTAATCCTTTGGGGCATGCTTTGGACGGATTGCCCGAATTAGAAACAGATTTTTATCGTCCCATTGAAGCGCCCGCGCCGTCCATAACTCAAAGGGATAAAGTTACTACGCCTTTGCAGACAGGTATCTTGGCGATAGACTCTATGATTCCGATAGGCAAAGGCCAACGGGAACTTATTATAGGCGATCGCCAAACCGGCAAGACCTCAATAGCCATAGATACAATTATTAACCAAAAGGGTAAGGATATTTATTGCGTTTATGTTTCTATAGGCCAAAAAGCCTCAACTATAAGCAACTTAGTGCGCATTTTAAAAGAGCGCGAGGCTTTGGAATACACATGCGTTGTTTGTTCTACCGCGTATGATAGCGCGCCTTTGCAGTATATAGCGCCTTATTGCGGTTGCGCTATCGCCGAGGAGTTTATGTATAACGGCAAAGATGTCTTGATTGTTTATGACGATTTGTCCAAACACGCCATAGCGTATAGAACGATGTCATTGTTGTTAAAAAGGCCGCCAGGAAGGGAAGCCTATCCTGGAGATATTTTTTATTTGCATTCCAGGCTTTTGGAAAGGGCGGCCAAGTTAAACGCCGAGATGGGCGGCGGCTCAATGACGGCCTTGCCCATAGTAGAAACATTGGCGGGCGATATCTCGGCATATATACCTACCAATGTCATATCAATCACAGACGGCCAGATTTATCTAGAAGACGAGCTTTTTAACGCGGGCATAAGACCGGCAATCAATGTTGGTTTATCGGTATCTAGGGTGGGCGCCAACGCCCAAATACCCGCGATGAAAAAAGTTTCGGGAAAATTAAGGCTTGAGCTGTCCCAATACAGGGAGCTTGCGATTTTTGCCCAGTTTGGCTCGGAATTGGACGCTTCCACCCGTCATATTTTAAGCCAAGGCGAAAAGACCACGGAAACTTTAAAACAGCCGCAATATAATCCCTATTCCGTGGAGGAACAGGTAATATTGCTTTATGCCGTCAATAAAGAGTTTTTAAAAGATATTCCCGTAAAGCAAGTTAGGGAGTTTAATAAAGGTTTGTTAAATTATATAAAAACTTTTCATCCTAATATCATTGACGATATTAGCCAAACATCCGACCTCACAAGGGAGAATATGGAGCGTATAGAAAAAGCTATTATTGAATATAAAGAATATATATTTATATCTGACAATTATGAAAAACTTGACTGA
- the atpG gene encoding ATP synthase F1 subunit gamma, with translation MKNLTDIKHRIKSISQTRQITKAMETISISRMRKALAVYESNLVFFDRIRSVMSDIITHSKDVSNVFMRSRKGDRSIFIVIASDKGLAGSYNNNVLVEAWKIIEKVENKYIIAIGQIAREFFQKRNIMVDIEFTYLTQDPEFADAVDIVENIVYLYKQDLVDQIYVVYTEMVNSSSMRPQIIKILPLEAQDITKDIKIEEDKDEYYYKELLYEPSADEVLEELVPQYLAGVLYGALVQSVASEHLSRMLAMSNATVNATKILEKLNLDYNRARQENITNQISEIITSVLFK, from the coding sequence ATGAAAAACTTGACTGATATAAAACATCGCATAAAAAGCATATCTCAAACGCGGCAGATCACTAAGGCTATGGAAACAATTTCTATATCCAGAATGCGCAAAGCCCTTGCCGTGTATGAGAGCAATTTGGTGTTTTTTGACCGCATTAGAAGCGTTATGAGCGACATAATTACTCACTCAAAGGATGTAAGCAATGTTTTTATGCGCTCAAGAAAGGGCGATCGTTCTATTTTTATAGTCATTGCCTCGGACAAAGGGCTTGCGGGCAGTTATAATAACAATGTCTTGGTTGAGGCTTGGAAAATAATAGAAAAAGTTGAAAACAAATATATAATCGCTATAGGGCAAATCGCCCGCGAGTTCTTCCAAAAACGCAATATAATGGTGGATATAGAATTTACTTATTTGACTCAAGACCCTGAATTCGCGGACGCTGTGGATATAGTGGAAAATATTGTTTATTTATATAAACAAGATTTAGTCGATCAAATTTATGTCGTTTATACCGAAATGGTCAATTCATCGTCAATGCGCCCGCAAATTATCAAAATTTTGCCCTTAGAGGCGCAAGATATTACCAAAGATATAAAAATAGAAGAAGATAAGGATGAATACTATTATAAGGAATTATTATACGAGCCTTCGGCTGACGAGGTTTTGGAAGAGCTGGTGCCTCAATACCTTGCGGGCGTTCTATACGGCGCGCTTGTTCAATCGGTGGCAAGCGAGCACCTAAGCCGAATGCTTGCCATGAGCAACGCCACCGTAAACGCGACAAAAATTTTGGAAAAGCTTAACCTTGATTATAACAGGGCAAGACAAGAAAACATTACTAACCAGATAAGCGAAATTATTACATCGGTATTATTCAAATAA
- the atpE gene encoding ATP synthase F0 subunit C, protein MIQAILSQLQILSLSVASLLGQVDLAPIGIGLAVFTGIGAGIGIGIATGKAVEAIARQPEAAGKIRTALLIGLGFAEATAIYGTFIAIMMLI, encoded by the coding sequence ATGATACAAGCTATCTTATCTCAGCTACAAATCTTAAGCCTAAGCGTCGCAAGCTTACTGGGGCAAGTTGACCTTGCGCCTATAGGAATAGGATTGGCGGTATTTACAGGCATAGGCGCGGGAATCGGCATAGGCATCGCCACAGGCAAGGCGGTGGAAGCCATCGCCCGTCAGCCCGAAGCAGCCGGCAAAATCCGAACCGCGCTTTTAATAGGGCTTGGATTTGCCGAAGCGACGGCTATTTATGGCACATTTATAGCTATTATGATGCTGATCTGA
- the atpF gene encoding F0F1 ATP synthase subunit B — MSGIIESLGLSWQEMLFYAINLAILIAVIRFFVYKPVKKIIDNRKEQLEFLFVENERLNKEALELKKNHEKALQQTRQEVVKMTEEITKDAKLKSQEIIEQAQKKAQEIIQKAKKEIEEEKARAINACKQQVPIVSVEIARQIIQRELNEQDHKKLIEDALSEWEN; from the coding sequence ATGAGCGGAATTATAGAGAGTTTGGGATTGAGCTGGCAAGAGATGCTGTTCTATGCCATTAACCTTGCGATTTTGATAGCGGTAATTCGTTTTTTTGTCTATAAGCCCGTCAAAAAGATAATTGACAACCGCAAAGAACAGCTTGAGTTTTTGTTTGTGGAAAACGAAAGGCTCAATAAAGAAGCGCTTGAACTAAAGAAAAACCATGAAAAAGCTTTGCAGCAAACGCGGCAAGAAGTGGTTAAAATGACCGAAGAAATTACCAAAGACGCTAAGCTTAAGAGCCAAGAAATAATAGAGCAAGCGCAAAAGAAAGCGCAAGAAATTATACAAAAAGCCAAAAAAGAAATAGAAGAAGAAAAAGCCCGCGCGATCAACGCTTGCAAACAGCAAGTGCCGATTGTTTCTGTGGAAATTGCTCGTCAAATAATCCAAAGAGAGCTAAACGAACAAGATCACAAAAAACTTATAGAAGATGCCCTTAGCGAATGGGAGAACTAA